The Stappia sp. genome window below encodes:
- a CDS encoding endonuclease/exonuclease/phosphatase gives MDSFKLTAWNIEHSDKLLDGLTDADPARRARAEDRRDAIAAEIAALDADILLVTEGPNGEARATAFFDLVAPGYRVVTRGTTDREAYGMRGTDATTGRQWIWFLLRTSAPISGTLLHLDRWQALTEANSDGAHARGRWDVSYPKSVGDALEFDIDRNHGHWRHPQVLLAEIGGARVEVIGAHLKSKFTRTGSSGSPSDDDFFANNPKLVAELIKARTKITTECADIRHYIDARFAADASAAIIVAGDLNDGPGKERIERRFLYHDLIGALQGEVFFARRFLNHALFDAPEDERWSVRFRDRLDPGRDPHILLDHILFSQSLTGNRQVEPFAYRARAGGGLVEHAVHHAVTGPRPAHAMTSDHKPVSMVFDRRAVAQV, from the coding sequence ATGGACAGCTTCAAACTCACCGCCTGGAACATCGAGCACTCCGACAAGCTGCTTGACGGGCTGACCGATGCCGATCCGGCAAGGCGGGCGCGGGCGGAAGATCGCCGCGATGCCATCGCCGCCGAAATCGCCGCCCTCGACGCGGACATCCTGCTCGTCACCGAGGGGCCGAACGGGGAGGCGCGGGCCACGGCCTTCTTCGATCTCGTCGCGCCCGGCTACCGGGTGGTGACGCGCGGCACGACGGATCGCGAGGCCTACGGGATGCGCGGCACGGATGCGACGACGGGGCGCCAGTGGATCTGGTTCCTGCTGCGAACCTCCGCGCCGATCTCCGGCACGCTCCTGCATCTCGATCGCTGGCAGGCCCTGACGGAGGCCAATTCCGACGGGGCGCATGCGCGGGGACGCTGGGACGTCTCCTATCCGAAGTCGGTCGGCGACGCGCTCGAATTCGACATCGACCGCAACCACGGCCACTGGCGCCACCCGCAGGTGCTTCTGGCCGAGATCGGCGGCGCGCGGGTGGAGGTGATCGGCGCGCATCTGAAGAGCAAGTTCACGCGCACGGGCAGCAGCGGTTCGCCGTCGGACGACGACTTCTTCGCCAACAATCCGAAGCTCGTCGCCGAGTTGATCAAGGCGCGCACCAAGATCACGACCGAATGCGCCGACATCCGCCACTATATCGACGCGCGCTTCGCGGCGGACGCGAGTGCCGCGATCATCGTCGCGGGCGACCTCAACGACGGTCCCGGCAAGGAGCGGATCGAGCGCCGCTTTCTCTATCACGACCTGATCGGCGCGCTGCAGGGGGAGGTGTTTTTCGCCCGCCGGTTTCTCAATCACGCGCTGTTCGACGCGCCGGAGGACGAACGCTGGTCGGTCCGCTTCCGCGACCGGCTCGATCCGGGCCGCGATCCGCACATCCTGCTCGATCACATCCTGTTCTCGCAAAGCCTGACGGGAAACCGGCAGGTCGAGCCCTTCGCCTATCGGGCGCGCGCCGGAGGCGGGTTGGTGGAACACGCGGTGCATCACGCGGTGACGGGGCCGCGCCCCGCGCATGCGATGACCAGCGATCACAAGCCGGTGTCGATGGTGTTCGACAGGCGCGCCGTGGCCCAGGTGTGA
- a CDS encoding DUF2470 domain-containing protein produces the protein MSEESEKSVIRPTDDEARALAKRLMRTARFAGLAVLDPETGAPFASRVALASEMDGAPVMLISQLSHHTRALDADPRCSLLVGEPGKGDPLAHPRLTLVGRAERIAPDTQAHRHARRRYLMRHPKAKLYVDFADFAFVRLNIERASLNGGFGKAYELVADDVLLPADGLDAFQEMEVSAIAHMHEDHLDAVRLYAEKLARAGAGDWYLSSLDPEGLDFVDGDRVARLVFDAPLAAPQDLRAVLVDLAQRARARA, from the coding sequence GTGAGCGAAGAGAGCGAAAAAAGCGTGATCCGACCGACGGATGACGAGGCGCGCGCGCTGGCGAAGCGGCTGATGCGCACCGCGCGTTTCGCCGGTCTGGCGGTGCTCGATCCCGAAACCGGGGCGCCCTTCGCCTCGCGCGTGGCGCTGGCCAGCGAGATGGACGGCGCGCCGGTCATGCTGATCTCGCAGCTCTCCCATCACACCCGCGCGCTCGACGCCGATCCGCGCTGTTCGCTGCTCGTCGGCGAACCCGGCAAGGGCGACCCGCTCGCGCACCCGCGCCTGACGCTGGTCGGGCGCGCCGAGCGGATCGCGCCCGACACGCAAGCGCATCGCCATGCGCGTCGGCGCTACCTGATGCGGCACCCCAAGGCGAAGCTCTATGTCGATTTCGCCGATTTCGCCTTCGTGCGGCTGAACATCGAGCGCGCGAGCCTCAACGGTGGCTTCGGCAAGGCCTATGAGCTCGTCGCCGACGACGTCCTGTTGCCCGCCGATGGCCTCGACGCCTTTCAGGAGATGGAGGTCTCCGCCATCGCCCACATGCACGAGGATCATCTCGACGCCGTGCGGCTCTATGCGGAGAAGCTCGCCCGCGCCGGAGCGGGCGACTGGTATCTGTCCTCGCTCGACCCGGAAGGGCTGGATTTCGTCGACGGCGACCGGGTGGCGCGGCTCGTCTTCGATGCCCCGCTGGCCGCCCCGCAGGACCTTCGCGCCGTGCTGGTCGACCTTGCGCAGCGGGCGCGGGCGCGGGCATGA
- a CDS encoding sulfite exporter TauE/SafE family protein, which produces MPDGLALYTPAQLAAVFATLGFAALVKGTTGLGFSTTALPLLVLAVGLEQALALVLLPSLTSNVLVMRSAGHFRETLVRFWPMFAATVPGVVLGLWILGGTDTAYLVMILGLVLVAYALHGLTGARVALPEKTARRLQPASGFCTGLINGMTGSQIMPLLPFLLSQHLTPDRLVQAMNISFTLSSLIMVVGLSHLGHLTPASLAVSGAGLLIVLAGTMLGARVRRRLSPQAFRVAVLALLLVLGAGLVAQAL; this is translated from the coding sequence GTGCCGGACGGGCTCGCCCTCTACACGCCCGCCCAGCTTGCCGCCGTTTTCGCGACGCTCGGCTTCGCGGCCCTTGTGAAGGGAACGACCGGCCTCGGCTTTTCCACGACGGCGCTGCCGCTTCTCGTTCTCGCCGTGGGACTGGAACAGGCGCTGGCCCTCGTTCTGCTGCCGTCGCTCACGAGCAATGTTCTCGTCATGCGCAGCGCCGGCCATTTCCGCGAAACGCTCGTCCGCTTCTGGCCGATGTTCGCCGCGACGGTGCCCGGAGTCGTCCTCGGATTGTGGATTCTTGGCGGCACCGACACGGCCTATCTGGTGATGATCCTCGGCCTCGTTCTGGTCGCCTACGCCCTGCACGGGCTGACCGGCGCGCGTGTCGCTCTGCCGGAGAAAACCGCTCGGCGACTGCAACCGGCGAGCGGCTTCTGCACGGGGCTGATCAACGGGATGACGGGCTCGCAGATCATGCCGCTCCTGCCCTTTCTCTTGTCGCAGCACCTCACGCCGGATCGGCTGGTTCAGGCGATGAACATCTCGTTCACGCTCTCCAGCCTGATCATGGTCGTCGGGCTGTCGCATCTGGGGCATCTGACACCGGCGAGCCTTGCGGTCTCGGGCGCCGGGCTGCTGATCGTCCTCGCCGGGACGATGCTGGGCGCGCGGGTGCGGCGTCGGCTGTCGCCGCAGGCCTTTCGCGTCGCGGTGCTTGCACTGTTGCTCGTCCTGGGGGCCGGCCTCGTCGCGCAAGCCCTGTGA
- a CDS encoding BA14K family protein, whose product MTRLVSSLPAKLIAATLAGALVLPSVTPAEAGGGRKHWKNGGGHHQVHRPHRHRDQRVHRRHKKNDDLGAALAIGVIGLAAGAMLGSVLSAPQPVAPDPVYVPPHPHRYGPAYPAAQPHYRPAAPVVVGQQRPAPWTAEWYRYCDAKYRSFNPRTGTFTTYSGVQKLCR is encoded by the coding sequence ATGACCCGCCTCGTCTCGTCCCTGCCCGCAAAGCTCATCGCCGCCACGCTCGCCGGCGCCCTCGTCCTGCCGAGCGTCACCCCGGCCGAGGCCGGCGGCGGCCGCAAGCACTGGAAGAACGGCGGCGGCCATCATCAGGTCCACAGGCCGCACCGCCACCGCGACCAGCGCGTCCATCGCCGTCACAAGAAGAACGACGATCTGGGCGCCGCGCTTGCCATCGGCGTGATCGGGCTGGCCGCCGGCGCCATGCTGGGATCGGTTCTCTCCGCGCCGCAGCCGGTCGCGCCGGACCCGGTCTATGTGCCGCCGCATCCCCACCGCTACGGCCCGGCCTATCCGGCGGCCCAGCCGCACTACCGTCCGGCCGCCCCGGTCGTGGTCGGTCAGCAGCGCCCCGCCCCGTGGACGGCGGAGTGGTACCGCTACTGCGATGCGAAGTACCGCAGCTTCAACCCGCGCACCGGCACCTTCACCACCTATTCCGGCGTGCAGAAGCTGTGCCGCTGA
- a CDS encoding hydantoinase B/oxoprolinase family protein, whose protein sequence is MTTGKWDFWIDRGGTFTDIVARTPEGAIKAHKVLSENPEAYRDAAIQGIRDLMGIDAETRIPAERIATVKMGTTVATNALLERKGDRTLLVTTKGFRDALEIGYQARPEIFAKEIVKPELLYEKVVEVDERVRADGTVEAEPDLAAVERDLKAAYDDGIRSLAIVFMHAYAHPAHEARVAEVARRIGFPQVSVSHEVSPLMKLVGRGDTTVVDAYLSPILRRYVEQVASELQLDGTDCRLMFMQSSGGLTAADLFQGKDAILSGPAGGVVGAVETSKMAGFDAVIGFDMGGTSTDVSHFNGEYERAFETEVAGVRMRAPMMMIHTVAAGGGSILHYKDGRFQVGPDSAGANPGPACYRRGGPLAVTDANVMVGKLRPDFFPKIFGPGRDEPLDRDAVVAKFDALAEEIGDGRTGAEVAEGFLKIAVENMANAIKKISVQRGYDVTDYALTCFGGAGGQHACSVADSLGMSTVIVHPLSGILSAYGMGLADIRATRQQAVVKRLEPAALGELGDLVARLTAETRAEVASQGVPADGIADVPRALLRYDGTDTPIAVPYANGDIDAMVAAFADAHRAQFGFVYDDKPIVVEALEVEAVGGGSGIAESDAALDDARPAPRETGEIFADGDWHDAGFFDRESLKPGNRVKGPALIIEPHQTIVVEPGWEAEITAKDHVVLRRVEALTRAEAIGTKADPVMLEVFNNLFMSIAEQMGVTLQNTAYSVNVKERLDFSCAVFDASGALVANAPHMPVHLGSMDRSVETVIKLNAGDIAPGDVFALNAPYNGGTHLPDITVVTPVFDDQGKEILFWAASRGHHADVGGSAPGSMTPRATTVDEEGVLIDNFKLVDRGRFREEALVKLLTDHPWPVRNVTQNVADLKAQIAANEKGVKELRKMVGHFGLDVVQAYMGHVQDNAEESVRRVIEALTDSSFEYATDQGATIRVKITVDKGRREATVDFTGTSDVMPNNFNAPEPVTRAAVLYCFRVMVEGDIPMNAGCLRPIRIVIPDGCMLKPTYPAAVVAGNVETSQHVTNALFGALKAMANSQGTMNNLTFGNDTYQYYETLCSGSPAGPGFNGTDGVHVHMTNSRLTDPEVLEFRYPVLLEDFHIRAGSGGTGKWSAGNGTKRTIRFLEEMDLAILSSHRTLPPKGMEGGGDGQLGRTLVRRLDGTTQELKGCDQTVLKAGEAVTVITPTAGGWGKA, encoded by the coding sequence ATGACGACGGGCAAGTGGGACTTCTGGATCGACCGCGGCGGCACCTTCACCGACATCGTCGCCCGCACCCCCGAGGGCGCCATCAAGGCGCACAAGGTCCTGTCCGAAAACCCGGAAGCCTATCGCGACGCGGCCATCCAGGGCATTCGCGACCTGATGGGCATCGATGCCGAGACCCGCATCCCCGCCGAGCGGATCGCCACGGTGAAGATGGGCACCACGGTCGCGACCAATGCGCTGCTGGAGCGCAAGGGCGACCGCACGCTGCTGGTGACGACGAAAGGCTTCCGCGACGCGCTGGAGATCGGCTATCAGGCACGCCCCGAGATCTTCGCCAAGGAGATCGTCAAGCCGGAACTCCTGTACGAAAAGGTCGTCGAGGTGGACGAGCGCGTGCGCGCCGACGGCACGGTGGAAGCCGAGCCGGACCTCGCCGCCGTGGAGCGCGATCTCAAGGCCGCCTATGACGACGGCATCCGCTCGCTCGCGATCGTCTTCATGCACGCCTACGCCCATCCCGCGCACGAAGCCCGCGTCGCCGAGGTCGCGCGCCGGATCGGCTTCCCGCAGGTCTCGGTGAGCCACGAGGTCTCGCCCCTGATGAAGCTCGTCGGGCGCGGCGACACGACCGTGGTCGATGCCTATCTCTCGCCGATCCTGCGCCGCTACGTGGAGCAGGTGGCAAGCGAGCTTCAGCTCGACGGCACCGACTGCCGGCTGATGTTCATGCAGTCGTCCGGCGGTCTGACGGCCGCCGACCTCTTCCAGGGCAAGGACGCGATCCTTTCCGGTCCCGCCGGCGGCGTCGTCGGCGCGGTGGAAACCTCGAAGATGGCCGGTTTCGATGCCGTGATCGGCTTCGACATGGGCGGCACTTCCACCGACGTCTCCCACTTCAACGGCGAATACGAACGCGCCTTCGAGACCGAGGTCGCCGGCGTGCGCATGCGCGCGCCGATGATGATGATCCACACGGTGGCGGCCGGCGGCGGCTCGATCCTGCATTACAAGGACGGCCGCTTCCAGGTCGGCCCGGACAGCGCCGGCGCAAATCCCGGCCCGGCGTGCTACCGGCGCGGCGGCCCGCTCGCCGTCACCGACGCCAACGTCATGGTCGGCAAGCTCCGGCCCGATTTCTTCCCGAAGATCTTCGGCCCCGGCCGCGACGAGCCGCTCGACCGCGACGCGGTGGTGGCGAAATTCGACGCGCTGGCCGAAGAGATCGGCGACGGACGCACGGGCGCGGAAGTCGCCGAAGGCTTCCTGAAGATCGCCGTGGAGAACATGGCGAACGCCATCAAGAAGATCTCCGTCCAGCGCGGCTATGACGTCACCGACTACGCGCTCACCTGCTTCGGCGGCGCCGGCGGCCAGCACGCCTGCTCGGTGGCCGACAGCCTCGGCATGTCGACGGTGATCGTGCATCCGCTGTCCGGCATTCTCTCCGCCTACGGCATGGGGCTCGCCGACATCCGCGCCACCCGCCAGCAGGCGGTCGTCAAGCGGCTGGAGCCGGCCGCGCTCGGCGAACTCGGCGATCTGGTCGCCCGGCTCACGGCAGAAACCCGCGCCGAGGTGGCGAGCCAGGGCGTGCCGGCCGACGGCATCGCCGACGTGCCGCGCGCGCTGCTGCGCTACGACGGCACCGACACGCCGATTGCCGTTCCGTACGCGAACGGCGACATCGACGCGATGGTCGCGGCCTTCGCCGACGCCCACCGCGCGCAATTCGGCTTCGTCTATGACGACAAGCCCATCGTCGTCGAGGCGCTGGAAGTGGAAGCGGTCGGCGGCGGCTCCGGCATCGCGGAATCCGACGCGGCCCTCGACGACGCCCGCCCCGCCCCCCGGGAGACCGGCGAGATCTTCGCCGACGGCGACTGGCACGACGCCGGCTTCTTCGACCGCGAGAGCCTCAAGCCCGGCAATCGGGTCAAGGGCCCGGCCCTCATCATCGAGCCGCATCAGACGATCGTCGTCGAGCCGGGCTGGGAGGCGGAGATCACCGCCAAGGATCACGTCGTGCTGCGCCGGGTCGAGGCGCTGACGCGCGCGGAGGCCATCGGCACCAAGGCCGATCCGGTCATGCTGGAGGTGTTCAACAACCTCTTCATGTCGATCGCCGAGCAGATGGGCGTGACGCTGCAAAACACCGCCTATTCGGTCAACGTGAAGGAGCGGCTCGACTTCTCCTGCGCGGTCTTCGACGCCTCCGGCGCGCTGGTCGCCAACGCGCCGCACATGCCGGTGCATCTCGGCTCCATGGACCGTTCGGTGGAGACCGTCATCAAGCTCAACGCCGGCGACATCGCGCCGGGCGACGTGTTCGCATTGAACGCCCCCTACAACGGCGGCACCCATCTGCCCGATATCACCGTTGTCACCCCGGTCTTCGACGATCAGGGCAAGGAAATCCTGTTCTGGGCGGCAAGCCGAGGTCACCACGCCGACGTCGGCGGCTCCGCCCCCGGCTCCATGACGCCGCGCGCCACCACCGTGGACGAGGAAGGCGTGCTGATCGACAACTTCAAGCTCGTCGACCGGGGCCGCTTCCGCGAGGAGGCGCTGGTGAAGCTGCTGACCGACCACCCCTGGCCGGTGCGCAACGTGACCCAGAACGTTGCCGACCTGAAGGCGCAGATCGCCGCCAACGAGAAGGGGGTGAAGGAACTCAGGAAGATGGTCGGGCATTTCGGCCTGGACGTCGTGCAGGCCTACATGGGCCACGTACAGGACAATGCGGAGGAAAGCGTGCGCCGGGTGATCGAGGCGCTTACCGACAGTTCCTTCGAATACGCCACCGACCAGGGCGCGACGATCCGGGTGAAGATCACCGTCGACAAGGGCCGGCGCGAGGCAACGGTCGATTTCACCGGCACCTCCGACGTCATGCCCAACAACTTCAACGCGCCGGAACCGGTGACCCGCGCGGCGGTGCTCTACTGCTTCCGCGTGATGGTGGAGGGCGACATTCCGATGAACGCCGGCTGCCTGCGGCCGATCCGCATCGTCATCCCCGACGGCTGCATGCTGAAGCCGACCTATCCGGCCGCCGTCGTCGCCGGCAACGTGGAGACCTCGCAGCATGTCACCAACGCGCTTTTCGGCGCGTTGAAGGCGATGGCCAACAGCCAGGGCACGATGAACAATCTGACCTTCGGCAACGACACCTATCAATACTACGAGACGCTGTGCTCCGGCTCGCCGGCCGGTCCCGGGTTCAACGGCACCGACGGGGTGCATGTGCATATGACCAACTCCCGCCTCACCGACCCGGAGGTGCTGGAGTTCCGCTACCCCGTCCTGCTGGAGGATTTTCACATCCGCGCGGGCTCGGGCGGCACGGGCAAATGGTCGGCCGGCAACGGCACGAAGCGCACGATCCGCTTCCTCGAGGAGATGGATCTGGCGATCCTCTCCTCCCACCGCACCCTGCCGCCGAAGGGCATGGAAGGCGGCGGTGACGGCCAACTGGGCCGCACGCTCGTACGCCGTCTCGACGGCACGACGCAAGAGCTGAAAGGCTGCGACCAGACGGTTCTCAAGGCCGGCGAGGCGGTCACCGTCATCACCCCGACGGCCGGCGGCTGGGGCAAGGCCTGA
- a CDS encoding alpha/beta hydrolase, whose product MAIFAICAGIFAAPAAAQYRLAPFKDRLFDYPAMLSGKPNDAFVIVDYDKRRDIHRRDKVWERQVHGEYVSMRPRRSQEDLTLQANGRTVSYMRVGTPRGARSIVIYVHGQGGNRFQGMNDVSFGGNFNRIKNLMVRNDGVYLTLDVKDFKAGGAADIKALMRHYLGQAAQDARVYVACGSMGGFLCWRLARDGDAARMMGGLLLMGSTWDPSYLDSATFRAGRLPIYFGHGSWDEVYDWKRQAAFYERLKARAPRYPARFVLFETGTHGTPIRMTDWRLVLNWMFAATGR is encoded by the coding sequence TTGGCGATCTTCGCGATCTGCGCGGGCATTTTCGCGGCGCCGGCCGCCGCGCAATATCGTCTGGCCCCCTTCAAGGACCGGCTGTTCGACTATCCGGCGATGCTGTCGGGCAAGCCGAACGACGCCTTCGTGATCGTCGACTACGACAAGCGTCGCGACATCCACCGCCGCGACAAGGTCTGGGAGCGGCAGGTGCATGGCGAATACGTCTCCATGCGCCCGCGCCGCAGCCAGGAGGACCTGACGCTTCAGGCCAATGGCCGGACCGTCTCCTACATGCGCGTCGGCACCCCGCGCGGCGCCAGGTCGATCGTGATTTACGTGCATGGTCAGGGCGGTAACAGATTTCAGGGAATGAATGATGTCAGCTTCGGCGGCAACTTCAACCGCATCAAGAACCTGATGGTGCGCAACGACGGCGTCTATCTGACGCTCGACGTCAAGGACTTCAAGGCCGGCGGGGCGGCCGACATCAAGGCGCTGATGCGGCACTATCTGGGGCAGGCGGCTCAGGACGCGCGCGTCTATGTCGCCTGCGGCTCGATGGGCGGCTTCCTGTGCTGGCGGCTCGCCCGGGACGGCGACGCGGCGCGGATGATGGGCGGTCTGCTGCTGATGGGCTCGACCTGGGATCCGTCCTATCTCGACAGCGCCACCTTTCGCGCCGGCCGCCTGCCGATCTATTTCGGTCACGGCAGCTGGGACGAGGTCTACGACTGGAAGCGGCAGGCGGCCTTCTACGAGCGGCTCAAGGCGCGCGCGCCGCGCTATCCCGCCCGCTTCGTCCTGTTCGAGACCGGGACCCACGGCACGCCGATCCGCATGACCGACTGGCGGCTGGTGCTCAACTGGATGTTCGCCGCGACCGGGCGGTAA
- a CDS encoding BA14K family protein, which yields MTALSRSLVRSLSRSLCRSLGGAAAGALALAGAALVGAAPAVAQPDTVLQPGYGGGDVVIIDRRPVPRGQRIYRHRRIYRPAPVYRPVPVYRPGYRVYRPGYRYYRPYPRYGPRYGSGVYFGYGGGGAAAAGVIGLATGIIASQALNPPYVADRRVYRARRGAHAPWTPEWYAYCSRKYRSFNPRTGHYLAYSGRYRFCR from the coding sequence ATGACCGCCCTTTCCCGCTCACTTGTCCGCTCCCTCTCCCGCTCCCTTTGCCGTTCCTTGGGGGGTGCCGCCGCCGGCGCCCTGGCGCTCGCGGGCGCGGCCCTTGTCGGCGCCGCGCCGGCCGTCGCCCAGCCGGACACGGTCCTGCAACCCGGATACGGCGGCGGCGATGTGGTGATCATCGACCGGCGTCCCGTGCCGCGTGGCCAGCGGATCTACCGCCATCGCCGCATCTACCGGCCGGCTCCCGTCTACCGCCCGGTTCCGGTCTATCGCCCCGGCTACCGCGTCTATCGCCCCGGCTATCGCTATTATCGCCCCTATCCCCGGTATGGCCCGCGCTATGGCAGCGGCGTCTATTTCGGCTATGGCGGCGGCGGCGCCGCGGCGGCCGGGGTCATCGGCCTGGCGACCGGCATCATCGCCAGCCAGGCGCTCAATCCGCCCTATGTGGCGGACCGACGCGTCTACCGCGCGCGGCGCGGCGCCCATGCGCCCTGGACGCCGGAATGGTACGCCTATTGCTCGCGCAAATACCGCAGCTTCAATCCGCGCACCGGCCACTACCTCGCCTATTCGGGCCGCTACCGCTTCTGCCGCTGA
- a CDS encoding methyl-accepting chemotaxis protein, producing the protein MGHTSTKPSRLRSITAKILGLVAFLGAMLLLVAGVGLVQMQGIGKELDEIADETVPLTSNVTRVSLHQLEQALVLERLLRVSRIPSGEAEADFEKLTRELAALAKTVGEEILVAERIAEKGIALAVTEANRARYRDVLAQLKRIEAEQATYTDHLDAVVGHIRAEDMAAAERLAGDIEIEQARLNRELTLLTEELDRFMAESSETARAHERSALKLMAIVATIALVVGGGLAVVIAVFGISRPLRLVVNALNRLAQNDTSVELRITSRDEIGELAVAFEDFREKTIEIQRLQEQAREEEARIEEEKRAATQRLADSLEATVKQVSDGIGVAIRELEAAAHVLAANAEETSASAGTVAAAAEQSEAGIQSVASAAEELSASIGEISRQVSAALATTGATSNDTGRASETVADLAASAARIDDVVRLISDISDQTNLLALNATIEAARAGEAGKGFAVVAGEVKALASQTGQATGDISRQVGAMQSGAADTGAALGGIVEAVQRINGQVSAIASAIEEQTAVTSEIARNVGDVAAGSADITRTMSTVRERAVDSSAGARQVLSTVEGLAKQSETLRGELDTFLANIRAA; encoded by the coding sequence ATGGGGCACACATCCACCAAACCGTCACGACTGCGGTCGATCACCGCGAAGATCCTCGGCCTTGTGGCCTTCCTCGGCGCCATGCTCCTGCTGGTGGCCGGCGTCGGACTGGTGCAGATGCAGGGCATCGGCAAGGAACTCGACGAGATCGCCGACGAGACCGTGCCGCTCACCAGCAATGTCACGCGGGTCAGCCTGCATCAGCTCGAACAGGCCCTCGTTCTGGAGCGCCTTCTGCGCGTCAGCCGCATCCCCAGCGGCGAGGCAGAAGCGGACTTCGAGAAGCTGACGCGCGAGCTCGCCGCGCTGGCGAAAACGGTCGGCGAGGAAATCCTGGTCGCCGAGCGCATCGCGGAGAAGGGCATCGCGCTTGCCGTGACCGAGGCCAATCGCGCCAGGTATCGCGACGTTCTGGCGCAATTGAAACGCATCGAGGCGGAGCAGGCGACCTACACCGACCATCTCGATGCGGTGGTGGGGCACATCCGGGCCGAGGACATGGCCGCCGCCGAGCGCCTGGCGGGCGATATCGAGATCGAGCAGGCCCGGCTCAACCGCGAGCTCACCCTGCTCACCGAAGAGCTCGACCGGTTCATGGCGGAGTCCAGCGAGACCGCCCGGGCGCATGAGCGCAGCGCGCTGAAGCTGATGGCGATCGTCGCCACGATCGCACTCGTCGTCGGCGGCGGGCTGGCGGTCGTCATCGCGGTCTTCGGCATCAGCCGTCCGCTGCGGCTCGTGGTCAATGCGCTCAACCGGCTTGCCCAGAACGACACCTCCGTCGAACTGCGCATTACCAGCCGCGACGAGATCGGCGAACTGGCCGTCGCCTTCGAGGACTTCCGCGAGAAGACCATCGAGATCCAGCGCCTGCAGGAGCAGGCGCGCGAGGAGGAAGCGCGCATCGAGGAAGAGAAGCGCGCCGCGACCCAACGTCTGGCCGACAGTCTGGAAGCGACCGTCAAGCAGGTGTCCGACGGGATCGGCGTCGCCATCCGCGAACTGGAGGCGGCCGCCCATGTGCTCGCCGCCAATGCGGAGGAAACCTCGGCGAGCGCCGGCACCGTCGCCGCCGCGGCGGAGCAGTCCGAGGCCGGCATCCAGAGCGTTGCAAGCGCCGCGGAGGAACTGTCGGCCTCCATCGGCGAGATCAGCCGGCAGGTCAGCGCGGCACTCGCGACGACGGGCGCGACCTCGAACGACACGGGCCGGGCAAGCGAAACGGTCGCGGATCTCGCCGCCTCCGCCGCGCGGATCGACGACGTGGTGCGGCTGATCAGCGACATCTCCGACCAGACCAACCTGCTGGCGCTCAACGCCACCATCGAGGCGGCGCGCGCCGGGGAGGCCGGCAAGGGCTTCGCCGTGGTCGCCGGCGAGGTCAAGGCGCTCGCCAGCCAGACCGGACAGGCGACCGGCGACATCAGCCGGCAGGTCGGCGCCATGCAGTCGGGCGCGGCCGACACCGGCGCAGCCCTTGGTGGCATCGTGGAGGCGGTGCAGCGGATCAACGGTCAGGTCTCGGCCATCGCCTCGGCCATCGAGGAGCAGACGGCGGTTACCTCGGAGATCGCGCGCAACGTCGGGGACGTGGCGGCGGGCAGTGCCGACATCACCCGCACCATGAGCACGGTGCGCGAACGCGCGGTCGACTCCAGCGCCGGCGCGCGCCAGGTGCTGTCCACGGTGGAAGGGCTCGCCAAACAGTCGGAAACGCTGCGCGGCGAACTCGACACCTTCCTCGCCAACATCCGCGCGGCATGA